One window of candidate division KSB1 bacterium genomic DNA carries:
- a CDS encoding carboxypeptidase regulatory-like domain-containing protein, with protein sequence MKLARYLVPAVLLIGIVWMFGVLSAGTAADPLYTKSWQDQQNSLAKQEMKELESILDRMNRGEELSFAEKMRLEELTARYPEEPLRDTRGLDNVGGPDAFGYQFVDNQGGDTATFEWIELSGDPLATWLAWTGSHDDNHQALNFAMDFPFYGASYSTCQIATNGTIQFTTAIHPYVNACLPTSLYAGPTIFPYWDDLHLDYGGQGNSGSNVIAWRNFGDYVVIEYDSIGHCCSPGTSVKFELLLFADGRMKFQYQNLVWLAATDSSMTIGIQATGTGPALHYVCNTTGIQPVNDLAIWFTLGESGSISGHVSDDGGQPLFQARVINPGIAGAQTFTDNQGDFSFPLVPVGTYSIYATKRGFESDTAFGVQVNANQNTTVDLTLVNLGLLNFPSFNVPVDIPLQGVVTSEIVIDQSINISDLDVVLDVAHTSVGDLIVTLTSPEGSVVTLVNRRGGVNDNFTNTAFDDEATTPIANGTAPYTGDFIPESPLSVLDGQDALGTWILTIDDRDATDSGQLLAWELFITPGSDLGGTIQGTVTSAENDQPIPNAEVTIDGTNLSRHTNAAGQYRFGFVTPGTYTVNFSAVFFEGESVPNVSVGDGDVITVNAEMQSGVILYDYTGDPVPITDNDTSYAPITVPDEFDLEYVVVRIVSLTHTFDGDLILWIENPAGERVQLSNRHGGTGENYIETIFTDQATTPIAQGVAPFTGTFLPEQPLSAFNAQPAMGNWTFIVYDAAGADQGAINSWQVIFGGSIGPRGDLEGTVTGLQSQLPVAGAVVTIVELDETETADENGFYSFHSIEAGTYSVSVHRDGFCDFAATGVVIEDEITTTLDIEMLNPAAAFSVTSISHQVVIGDVSSTTFTITNAGNCPLTWSLADTSAWMTENPAQGNLPASQAVEITVIFDAGNLSIGEHLSRITVTHSATGSPYQIPVSLDVSSSGDDPVVNLPTEFALLNNYPNPFNSSTELRVDVPQTALVSLMIYNLLGQEVAMLVNGSLNAGHHVVTWSGRDSRGLDVGTGLYIVQLRSEGHVFTNKVMLLR encoded by the coding sequence TTGAAACTCGCACGTTACCTTGTGCCCGCGGTTCTGTTGATCGGCATCGTGTGGATGTTCGGTGTGCTCAGCGCCGGAACCGCCGCCGACCCGCTGTACACGAAATCCTGGCAGGACCAGCAGAACTCGCTTGCCAAACAGGAAATGAAGGAGCTGGAATCGATCCTCGACCGCATGAATCGCGGCGAGGAACTCAGCTTTGCCGAGAAAATGCGACTGGAAGAGCTGACGGCCCGCTATCCTGAGGAACCGCTGCGCGATACCCGCGGTCTCGATAATGTCGGCGGCCCCGATGCCTTCGGCTATCAATTCGTCGATAATCAGGGCGGGGACACCGCAACCTTCGAGTGGATCGAACTCAGCGGCGACCCGTTGGCAACCTGGCTCGCTTGGACCGGCAGTCACGACGACAACCACCAGGCGCTCAACTTCGCGATGGACTTCCCGTTCTACGGTGCAAGCTACTCAACGTGTCAAATCGCGACAAATGGCACGATCCAGTTCACCACGGCGATCCATCCCTACGTCAACGCCTGCCTGCCCACCAGTCTCTATGCCGGGCCGACGATCTTCCCCTACTGGGATGACCTGCATCTCGACTACGGCGGACAGGGCAACTCCGGCTCCAATGTCATCGCGTGGCGCAACTTCGGCGATTACGTCGTCATCGAATACGATTCCATCGGGCACTGCTGCTCGCCCGGCACCTCCGTCAAGTTCGAGCTGCTGCTGTTCGCGGACGGCCGCATGAAGTTCCAGTATCAGAATCTGGTCTGGCTGGCCGCCACCGACAGCTCGATGACCATCGGCATTCAGGCGACCGGCACCGGCCCCGCTCTGCACTATGTTTGCAATACCACCGGAATCCAGCCGGTCAATGATCTCGCGATCTGGTTCACGCTCGGCGAATCCGGTTCCATCTCCGGCCACGTCAGCGATGACGGCGGCCAACCGCTGTTTCAGGCACGGGTGATTAATCCGGGAATCGCCGGCGCCCAGACGTTCACCGACAATCAGGGTGATTTCAGCTTCCCGCTCGTGCCCGTCGGAACCTACAGCATCTATGCCACCAAGCGCGGGTTCGAGTCCGACACCGCCTTCGGGGTTCAGGTCAATGCCAATCAGAATACCACCGTCGATCTGACATTGGTGAACCTCGGACTCCTGAATTTCCCGTCCTTCAATGTGCCCGTCGATATTCCGTTGCAAGGTGTGGTCACGTCGGAAATCGTCATCGATCAGTCGATCAATATCTCTGATCTCGACGTTGTGCTCGATGTCGCGCATACGTCCGTCGGCGACCTGATCGTTACGCTCACGTCGCCCGAAGGCTCCGTGGTTACGCTCGTCAACCGTCGCGGAGGTGTGAACGACAACTTCACCAATACCGCTTTCGACGATGAAGCAACCACGCCCATCGCCAACGGCACCGCCCCCTATACCGGCGACTTTATTCCGGAATCCCCGCTGTCCGTCCTCGACGGGCAGGACGCCCTCGGCACCTGGATTCTGACCATCGACGACCGCGACGCCACCGACAGCGGCCAGTTGCTGGCCTGGGAATTGTTCATCACGCCCGGCTCCGACCTCGGCGGAACGATTCAAGGTACGGTAACGAGCGCGGAAAACGATCAGCCGATACCCAACGCCGAAGTCACAATCGACGGCACGAACCTGTCCCGTCATACGAATGCCGCGGGCCAGTATCGCTTTGGCTTCGTGACGCCGGGAACCTACACCGTAAATTTCAGTGCGGTCTTCTTTGAAGGCGAATCGGTGCCCAACGTCTCCGTCGGCGATGGCGACGTCATTACGGTCAATGCCGAGATGCAGTCGGGAGTCATCCTCTATGACTACACCGGCGACCCCGTGCCGATCACGGACAACGACACGTCCTACGCGCCGATCACGGTACCGGATGAATTCGATCTCGAATACGTCGTCGTGCGGATTGTCAGCCTGACGCATACCTTCGACGGCGACCTGATTCTCTGGATCGAGAACCCCGCGGGCGAGCGCGTGCAGCTCTCAAACCGGCACGGCGGTACCGGCGAAAACTACATCGAGACCATCTTCACGGATCAAGCGACGACGCCGATCGCACAGGGCGTCGCGCCGTTTACGGGCACCTTCCTGCCCGAACAACCCCTGTCCGCATTCAATGCGCAGCCGGCTATGGGCAACTGGACGTTCATCGTCTATGATGCCGCCGGCGCCGATCAGGGCGCAATCAACAGTTGGCAGGTGATCTTCGGCGGCTCCATCGGTCCGCGCGGTGATCTCGAAGGCACCGTGACCGGACTGCAATCGCAACTGCCCGTCGCCGGCGCCGTCGTCACGATTGTTGAACTCGACGAAACTGAAACCGCCGACGAAAACGGATTCTACTCCTTCCACAGTATCGAAGCGGGCACCTATTCGGTTTCCGTGCACCGCGACGGCTTCTGCGACTTTGCCGCGACCGGGGTCGTCATCGAAGACGAGATCACGACGACGCTCGATATCGAGATGCTGAATCCGGCCGCCGCCTTCAGCGTGACCTCCATCAGCCATCAGGTCGTGATCGGCGACGTATCCTCGACCACCTTCACGATCACCAATGCCGGGAATTGCCCCCTGACCTGGTCGCTGGCCGATACCTCGGCGTGGATGACTGAAAACCCGGCGCAAGGGAATCTGCCGGCCTCGCAAGCTGTGGAAATCACCGTCATCTTTGATGCCGGGAATCTGAGCATCGGCGAGCACCTGTCGCGAATCACCGTCACGCACTCCGCGACCGGCAGCCCGTACCAGATTCCGGTCTCCCTCGACGTCTCTTCGAGCGGGGACGATCCGGTCGTCAATCTGCCGACCGAATTCGCGCTTTTGAACAACTACCCGAATCCGTTCAACTCGTCCACCGAGTTGCGCGTCGATGTTCCGCAGACGGCCCTGGTCTCGCTCATGATCTACAACCTGCTGGGACAAGAGGTCGCGATGCTGGTCAATGGCTCGCTGAATGCCGGTCACCACGTCGTCACCTGGAGCGGTCGCGATTCGCGCGGCCTCGATGTCGGCACCGGTCTCTATATCGTGCAACTGCGATCCGAGGGACACGTCTTCACCAACAAAGTCATGTTGCTCCGCTGA
- a CDS encoding glycosyltransferase, whose product MKVLHLIGSPHLGGAEIVSINLVESLRERGIDARLLAFADGRPLEVARQRNLPVTLAELASKPHESRGRRWHRLGLALSAAVAEFRPDLVHSHVPLTNLICHRSLSPRGVPWVCTIHSSWRNFGYGPATVGRPWLRPYLMARHAAGDAWITRSAARIAANSHYVAKALQQIGVPAARMDVVHNGMNPPAEAGSRDEIRQSWQVEADAIVIGALGHLAPVKGFDILIRGFALLADRFPRLRLRIAGGDVMGDRRQRDELEALIVKTQVGGRAVLTHATDPDREFLPGLDIFVVSSRSEGFSLALLQAMQHGLPAVITSAGGCREVARPEIESLMYVSPDFVSLAGALERLLLSDLLAADLAEHARQRAEHEFSMAACAQRYVEFYDKSLSPARR is encoded by the coding sequence TTGAAGGTGCTGCACCTGATCGGCTCACCGCATCTCGGCGGAGCCGAAATCGTCTCCATCAATTTGGTGGAGTCGCTGCGAGAGCGCGGAATCGACGCCCGGCTGCTGGCGTTCGCCGACGGACGACCGCTCGAAGTGGCGCGACAACGGAACCTGCCCGTGACGCTCGCGGAACTCGCGAGCAAACCCCACGAATCGCGCGGACGACGTTGGCATCGGTTGGGGCTGGCGTTGAGTGCGGCGGTCGCGGAATTCCGGCCCGACCTCGTGCACTCGCACGTGCCGCTCACCAATCTGATCTGTCATCGCAGCCTCTCGCCGCGCGGTGTGCCGTGGGTGTGCACGATCCACAGTTCGTGGCGCAACTTCGGTTACGGTCCGGCCACTGTCGGTCGTCCGTGGTTGAGACCCTATCTGATGGCTCGACACGCCGCCGGCGACGCCTGGATCACGCGCTCCGCCGCGCGGATCGCCGCCAACTCCCACTATGTGGCCAAGGCGTTGCAACAGATCGGCGTCCCCGCCGCTCGCATGGATGTCGTCCATAACGGTATGAATCCGCCCGCGGAGGCGGGCTCGCGTGATGAGATCCGGCAAAGCTGGCAGGTCGAAGCGGATGCGATTGTGATTGGCGCGCTCGGACACCTCGCGCCCGTGAAGGGGTTTGACATCCTGATTCGGGGCTTCGCGCTCCTGGCCGACCGATTCCCCCGGCTTCGCCTGCGCATTGCCGGGGGAGACGTGATGGGCGACCGGCGGCAGCGAGATGAACTCGAAGCCCTGATCGTCAAGACTCAAGTCGGCGGTCGAGCCGTCCTCACGCACGCGACCGATCCGGACCGGGAGTTCTTGCCCGGTCTGGACATCTTCGTTGTCAGTTCCAGGTCCGAGGGCTTCTCGCTCGCCCTGTTGCAGGCTATGCAGCACGGACTTCCCGCTGTGATTACTTCAGCCGGCGGCTGCCGCGAAGTCGCTCGACCTGAAATCGAATCCTTAATGTATGTTTCTCCAGATTTTGTGTCGCTCGCCGGAGCACTGGAGCGACTGCTGTTGTCCGACCTACTTGCTGCGGACTTGGCAGAACACGCCAGGCAGCGCGCTGAGCACGAGTTCAGCATGGCCGCGTGTGCTCAACGATATGTTGAATTTTATGACAAATCGTTGAGTCCTGCCCGCCGCTGA
- a CDS encoding glycosyltransferase family 2 protein, with protein sequence MIELSVIVVNFNGGEDTLRCLRALERVSGEVESEIIVIDNGSSDGSCERIEHDFTAVQLIRAGANLGFAAACNRGLERAAGRHALLLNPDTEVCAGALSGMVRALDEHPGWGIVGARMVDGSGKLYTAARRFPRPFDLFCEQLHLANWFPRSRWFARYFYGEHAPETLDAVEQVEGSALMISGAARQQVGDLDPQFFVFFEEVDWCRRVKAAGLEIHVVQSARIVHHRATTMSRFFVQSRSYHARSAQAYFRKHYGERGLRSLRRWMIAAGWIREIGARVLLPFAGGDTMRLRIAGARAERKIYREPAEGNR encoded by the coding sequence ATGATCGAGCTCTCCGTCATTGTCGTCAATTTCAACGGCGGCGAGGACACGCTGCGCTGTCTCCGAGCGCTCGAACGCGTGTCCGGCGAGGTTGAGAGTGAAATTATCGTCATCGATAATGGTTCCAGTGACGGCAGCTGCGAGCGCATCGAACACGATTTCACCGCCGTTCAACTGATCCGCGCCGGAGCAAATCTTGGATTCGCCGCCGCCTGTAACCGCGGCTTGGAACGGGCCGCGGGACGCCACGCGTTGCTGCTGAATCCCGACACCGAAGTCTGCGCCGGGGCGCTGTCCGGGATGGTCCGCGCCCTCGACGAACACCCCGGCTGGGGCATCGTCGGCGCACGGATGGTGGACGGCAGCGGCAAGCTTTACACCGCTGCCCGCCGCTTTCCCCGGCCGTTCGATCTGTTCTGCGAACAGCTGCACCTCGCCAACTGGTTTCCGCGGTCGCGGTGGTTCGCCCGCTATTTCTACGGTGAACATGCGCCCGAAACACTCGATGCGGTCGAGCAGGTGGAAGGCAGCGCCCTGATGATCAGCGGCGCCGCGCGCCAGCAGGTCGGTGATCTTGATCCGCAGTTCTTCGTGTTCTTCGAAGAGGTGGACTGGTGCCGCCGCGTCAAAGCCGCCGGGTTGGAGATCCATGTCGTGCAGTCGGCGCGGATCGTGCATCACCGGGCCACCACCATGTCGCGCTTCTTCGTGCAGTCGCGGAGCTACCATGCCCGCAGCGCGCAGGCCTACTTTCGCAAACACTACGGTGAACGCGGTCTGCGCAGCCTGCGACGCTGGATGATCGCCGCCGGTTGGATCCGGGAAATCGGAGCGCGCGTGCTGCTGCCGTTCGCGGGAGGCGATACCATGCGCCTGCGGATCGCCGGAGCGCGAGCCGAACGCAAGATCTACCGTGAACCGGCGGAGGGCAACCGTTGA